The DNA segment GCCGTCGGATTCTTGTTCGCGGCATAAATACGCGATCGCTTTATCGATTTGTTGCTGGGGCATGGTCATTTGGCAAATCCCCAGCATTTCCAACACCCGTGCCGTCACATCGGCGGTATTGGGGTCGATGGTGGCTTTCAAATCGCTGTAGGGCAGTTCGTTCAACCATTCCTGGTCGTTGTCGATATCAAACGCTGCCCAACCCCCTTCGCGACACTGCATGGAAGCAAGCCAGCGAACCGCTCTTTGCATTGCTACTTGCTTGTGGGTTTCGTTGGGTAATTTCACCGGATGCAGTGCCATCACCACCGTGGCAGTATCGTCTAAATCGGGATAGAAGCGATTGTCAAATTCAAACGCCCAACCGCCGGGGGTTGCCAAAGGATTCTTATACGACCAATCTCCGTAATCCAAAATTTGCTTGCCCAGCAGCCACTCGCCACCGCGAACCAATGCCGGATGGTCGGGGTTCAATCCAGAACTAATGAGCGATCGCAATGCCCAAGCTGTATCCCAAACTGGAGATATACAGGGTTGCATGCGGTAGGTCTCTTCTGTTTCGATGGCAAAGCGTTCCAGGGCATCCATACCGCGAACCACCACAGGGTCGTTTCTATCGTACTGCAAACAGCGCAGTGCCAGCAGCGAGTTGAGCATCGCCGGAATAATGCCACCCCAGTCTCCCGTGGCTTCCTGGCGTTCTAAAATCCATTTTTCTGCTTCCCGAATGCCTTCGTCGCGAAAAGGCACCAAATCCCAATCTTCGGCAAATTTAAACGCCGCATCCAACCAAACAAAAACATCGCTCCAATCAGACTTGGTAGGCAGTTGGAAGCGAACATTTTCCTTGCCTTCTGCATACAACTCGTCTAAAGAAATCGCGGGAGAAACCGGAAACACCGGCTTTTGGTCGAACACCACCAACAGCGGCACTGTGCTTCCCCTTGCCCAACTTGACATCTCGTAAATGGAAAAAGGTGCTTCTGCCGGCAGCAACATTACCCACGGCGGAATGGAAGGAATGCCACGCCAGTCGTAACAGCCAATGAGTGCCAAGTGCATTTTGGTGAAAATGCGGGTTTTGCTGATGCCGCCTTTTTCCAGAATGAAGCGACGTGCTTTTTGCATGGCGGGGTCATCTGCCGAAACCCCCAGCAGCTTCAGTGCCATGTAGGTTTCTACAGAGGTGCTGAGTTCGCCGCCATCGCCGTAATACAGTTCCCAACCGCCGCTGTCTGCTTGCATCGAACGCAGGTAATTTTCGGCTTTGCGTGCAGGGAAACGGTCTTCGGTTCCCCAAATTTTGTGCAGCAAGACGATTTCGGCGGTCATGGTGGTGTTGGCTTCCAATTCTGCCCACCAGTAGCCTTGGGGGTATTGCAAGCCCAACATATAATTTTGACTCGCTGCGATCGCGCTAGCAAGTTTGGATGGGTCTACAATATGGGATTGGGGCATAAACCATCGCTTTGGACAGGAACTTCCCCTAGAATACACCAAAATGGTTTTATTTCATAACGCGATCGCGATGTGTAACATTTGAGTGGGAGGAGGGGGAGGAGTGGGAGAGGGGGAGGAGTTTTCGGCTTTGCCTGGGGGATTTTTTGGGTCTTCGCAGTATGGATTTGGTATCACACCGGATTTGGGGGAATCACCGGAATTGGGGCAACCACGGGGGGTTGCCCCTACAAGATGTCTGCCATTTTTCGCTAAAATTGATTAGACTTAACGCTTGACCTGAATTTATGGTGAAAATGCCCACCAGCTACGTTCTGGCAACAATAGGAAAGTTTCGCGTCACGTTTGTGCCGACCCAGGTGGGGTGGGGATTTTTCTTGTCTCTGGGGATTGTGCTGTTTGTGTTGGTGCGGGGGTTGGGATACGCTCATGGTTTGGATTGTTCTAGAAACGATAGCGGTGGCGGTCAGTGTCAGGTTGAGGTGCGTCAGCTATTTTGGCGAAAAACTACGCAAGAAATTCCTTTGAGCGAGTTGGAGAAGGCGGTTTTTGAGGTGGAGCGCAAGCCGTTGGTTTGGCAGTGGAAGTGGAATTTATATAAAATCTTTCTCGAAACCAAAGATAGCAGGATGCTGTTGGTGGCCGATCGCGCTACGCCGGAGAAGAAGAAAGAGTTTGTATCCCGCACCAATGCGTTTTTACAGGATGCAGAACGTACCTCTTTGCAGATTTCTTACCAACCCCGCGATCGCTCTAGTTGGTATTGGTTGGTGCTGCCGCCAGTGATGTTTTTTGTGGAAACTATTGGCATTCAAAAGAGAAAAGCTGACGGTCAGTTTCCCATTGTATCGAAAGGCAGTTGGGCATCTTCGTCGCTGGCGAAGGCTGGTTCTAAAATTCAAGATAAATATAAGGAATACGAACAGAAGATTTTGGGATACGATCGCCAGTTGAAGAAACATCCCGATGATAGCGAGGCTTGGTGCCAGCGGGGTATTTTTTTGGATGAGTTGGGCAGGCATGAAGAAGCGATCGCGAGTTACGACCGGGCTTTGGATTTAAAACCGGGAGACAGCGAAATTTGGAATTTGCGCAGTATGGCGTTGGAGGAGTTGGGCAGATACGAGGAAGCGATTGCGGGATACGACCGGGCACTTTCCTTACAGGCAACTGATTATGAAGTTTGGAATTTGCGGGGAATGGCTTTGTTGCAGACAAAACGCTACCAAGAAGCGATCGCGAGTTTCGACCGTTCCATTGCTATTCAACCCAACTACGCCCAAAGTTGGTCCAATCGGGGGGATGCGCTTAAGGCGATGCAACGCTACGAAGATGCGATCGCGAGTTACGACCGAGCGGTGACTTTGCAATCCGACAACAGCGAAGCCTGGAAAAATCGCGGTCTGGCGTTGAAAGCTCTCAAACGCTACGAGGAAGCGATCGCGAGTTTCGACCGTTCTTTGACAATTTACAAAAAACAGAGTTATATTTGGTATAGTAAGGGGCTTCTCCTGTCCAATTATCTACAACAGCACCAAGAAGGGGCTAGGGCGTTGGACCGTTGTTTGAAGCTCAATCCCCAAAATGCAGAGGCTTGGTACTATCGCGGCAATGCAGTTTATAATTTGGGGAAATACAAGGCAGCGTTGGCGAGTTTTGACAGAGCTTTGCAACTGCGACCGGATTTCGACCGGGCTTGGAACGATCGCGGCAATGCTCTGAATCAGTTGAAACGACACCAAGAAGCGATCGCGAGTTTCAATCGTGCTTTGGAGTTGAACCCAGAACTCATTCCTGCCTGGCTCAATCGCGGTGGTACTTTATGCAATTGCTTGGGTCGCTACGAGGAGGGATTGTTGGATTTTGACCGGGCGTTGCAAATCGACCCCAATTTGCAGCCGGCATGGTACAATCGGGCGGTGGTTTTGCAGAGTTTGGGGCGTTACGAAGAAGCGAGGGCAAGTTTTGACCGGGCGGCGGAATGTATTGGGAAAAATTCTCAATAAAGATGGGGATTAACTGCTTTGTTTTGGCGATCGCTGGCTGCTATACCAAGACATCACCCAGCGAATTTCGTTATACGTATATTGATGTTGCAGGTATTCGTAAATCGGTTTCATGAAACTAACGCCCAATACATCAACAGCGTGGAGAATGGCTTTTTGACGTTCCGGGGAAATCAAGCGATTCAAATCCACATCGTAGCCAGCAGCTAGCAGTTTGGCTAAATGGTCGGCGATGGTGCTTTCTTTGAAATTGCGTTCTCGGGCAATATCTGCGACGGATAAGCCTTGGCGGTGCAATTCTAAAGTGATTTCATGGGTTGAAGAAGTATTGGGCGTGCGATTTTTGGGCTTTTGGCTGGCTTGACTTTGTTTATGGGCGCGCAAAACAGCTAAAAAGCGATCGCCGTATTTTTGGCGTTTGTATTCGCCGACGCCGGAAAGTTCCCCAAATTCTTCGGTGGTTTGGGGTTGTTTCTGAGCCATGAGTCGCAGGGTAGAGTCGGGAAAGACCATGTAGGGGGGAATGGATTCTTCCGAGGCGATGGTTTTGCGTAGCGATCGCAATTCTTGCAGCAGCCGTTCTCCCGCTTCCCTTGCCTCACTGGATTGCACGCTGGCAGCGACTTTTTCTTCTTTGGGAACCACAACAAACACCGACCGTTGCTTGCGCATAACCTCCCAACTGGCTTGATTGAGCTTTAAAACCGAATAGCCGTCGGTAGTTTCTTCTAGCAAACCCTGATGGATAAGCGATCGCGCCAACAACCGCCATTCTTCCTTGCTTTTATCCTTACCAATACCGTGCGTAGACAAGCGATCGTGACCGTTGCGGCGAACTTTTTCTTTTTTGGAACCACGCAAAACATCGATAATATGGTTGCTGCCAAACCGTTGCTTGCAGCGAGCCACACAAGAGAGAAATTTTTGGGCTTCGATGGTCCAATCTTCTACAGGTTTGGGATAGCAGCAGTTATCGCAGCCGTTGCAGTTGCCGGGGAAAGATTCGCCAAAATAACTCAGTTGGATGCTGCGGCGGCAGTCAGTTCCTTCCGCATAATCCACCACCCGCCGCAACTGCTGTCTGGCGATGCGTTGGTCGTCGGGGTCGGGTTTTTGGTCGATAAAATATTCAATGGTTTTGATGTCGCGATAGCTATAAAATAACGTACAGCGGGCAGGTTCGCCGTCTCTGCCAGCTCTGCCGGATTCCTGGTAGTAGCTTTCCAGATTTCTGGGAAGGTTGTAGTGAATCACGAACCGCACATCGGGTTTGTCGATACCCATGCCAAAGGCAACAGTGGCGACAATAACGCTAATTTCGTCGCGGATGAAGCGGGTTTGGTTTTGGCGGCGGTCTTCGTCGGTCATGCCGGCGTGGTAAGGTAAAGCAGAAATGCCATCGTTACGCAATTGTTCCGCCAGTTCGTCTACTTGGCGGCGGCTGAGGCAGTAGACAATACCGGAACCCCCTTCTTGGCGAATAATTTGCAGGAGTTCGTTGTAGGAGTTGCGGTTTTGGTGGCGAACTTCGTAGTATAGATTGGGACGGTTGAAGCTGGCAACGTGGACTTGCGGGTTTTGTAAGGTGAGCTGTTGGCTAATGTCTTGGCGTACCCGTGGCGTGGCGGTAGCGGTGAGTGCCATAATGGGTACTTGGGGATACCGCTGGCGCAAAATTTGCAGTTGGCGGTATTCGGGTCGAAAGTCGTGACCCCAGGCGGAGATGCAGTGAGCTTCGTCGATGACAAAGCCGGCGATACCGATTTCGTGTTGGATGAGGTCGAGGAATTGCAGGAAGGGTTCGCCAACGAGTCGTTCTGGGGCCATGTAGAGGAGTTTGACTTTTTTTTCTAGGATGGCTTGCTCTCGCGATCGCTGGGCGGTTCGGCTGAGGGTACTATTGAGGAAGGTGGCGGGAATGCCGTTGTTGCGCAAGGATTCCACTTGGTCTTGCATTAAGGCGATGAGGGGGGAGACGACCACGGTCAATCCGGATTTGAGTAGGGCTGGTAGCTGGAAGCACAAGGATTTTCCCCCGCCGGTGGGCATGATAACCACCACATCTTGGTTGGCGAGGGCGTTTTCGACGATTTCCTGTTGCAGGGGTCGAAAGCGATCGTACCCAAAGTACCGTTTGAGGGCTTTTTCCAGGGCGTATCCGGTGGCTGGCAATGCGCTTCTCCCAGAATCTCATCTAAATATTGTACAGGGATTTTTGGGGAGAACCAAATTTTATTGGCGATAAGTATGGTAGGATGGTTGGTAGTGTGGGGGGTTTCGTGTTTAAAATATCGCGATCGTTTTTAAAAACCATCGATAATGTTTGGCAATGGTATTGGTTGGGATGGGAAATTTATAGGTAAATGATGTTTGCTCTTCGGTACCCATGCCACGCCAACTATATCCCGCAGGCTACTGCTACCATATCACAATTCGCTGCAACAATCGCGAATTTCGCCTCACCCACCACGAATGCCGTCAAGTGTTGCTTTACGCTATTAAAAAAGCCTTGAGCAAATTTGGGTTTCGGTTGTACGCCCTTTGCATCATGTCCAACCATATCCACTATCTGCTAGAACCGCAACAGCCAGAAGACTTACCCAAAATCATGCACTGGTTGAACTGGTACACCGCCATGTGTTTCAATCGTATGCTCAATCGCTGCGGACATTTGGTGGGAAAAACGATACCATAGTGTAGGTTTTGCCAAAAGCGATAGACGACGGGCATTAAATACGCTACGCTACATCCATGCCAATCCCAAAGCTGCCGGAGCAATGCAATGGGGATTTTTCTACGATTTTAGCAATTATGGCAGCTACGACCGACTCAGCGACGACGGTTTAACTCAATGGCATCCGGCGTTTTTGAGTTTGGGAAACAGTTTGGATGAGTGTGCCAGGAAATATCGCGGTTTTTGTCAAAAGTACCAGCCCAAACCCAAGCCAGAGAGGAAAAACCACTGGGGAAGCAAGTTGCTACCCAAGATTATTAAGAAAAAAGGCAAGAAACCACCTCGCGGTCAAATGGCTTTATGGGAAAAGTGGGAAGCCAACCATCCTGAAATTCAAGCGGTGGCGAAACAGTTTGTGGTGGCGAATAGTTACAACCCGGAAATAGCGGTTTTACAGTTTGATGACTGGTAGTGTAGCTCCCCCACCTGACTTCCACGAATCGTGGGGTGTCAGGTATCGAATTGAGGAAATGCCCATGAATACGTAAAAAATCCCTTTAAAACAATTCTTTACATG comes from the Geitlerinema sp. PCC 9228 genome and includes:
- the shc gene encoding squalene--hopene cyclase yields the protein MPQSHIVDPSKLASAIAASQNYMLGLQYPQGYWWAELEANTTMTAEIVLLHKIWGTEDRFPARKAENYLRSMQADSGGWELYYGDGGELSTSVETYMALKLLGVSADDPAMQKARRFILEKGGISKTRIFTKMHLALIGCYDWRGIPSIPPWVMLLPAEAPFSIYEMSSWARGSTVPLLVVFDQKPVFPVSPAISLDELYAEGKENVRFQLPTKSDWSDVFVWLDAAFKFAEDWDLVPFRDEGIREAEKWILERQEATGDWGGIIPAMLNSLLALRCLQYDRNDPVVVRGMDALERFAIETEETYRMQPCISPVWDTAWALRSLISSGLNPDHPALVRGGEWLLGKQILDYGDWSYKNPLATPGGWAFEFDNRFYPDLDDTATVVMALHPVKLPNETHKQVAMQRAVRWLASMQCREGGWAAFDIDNDQEWLNELPYSDLKATIDPNTADVTARVLEMLGICQMTMPQQQIDKAIAYLCREQESDGSWFGRWGVNYIYGTSGALAALAAIAPKACSSQINRGVSWLLSCQNPDGGWGETCRSYEDPSLKGQGNSTPSQTAWALIGLLEAGKATNQWQQEAIDRGIDYLISTQEADGSWQEAEFTGTGFPCHFYLKYHMYAQYFPLKVLGDYQALLDRGTG
- a CDS encoding tetratricopeptide repeat protein; translated protein: MVKMPTSYVLATIGKFRVTFVPTQVGWGFFLSLGIVLFVLVRGLGYAHGLDCSRNDSGGGQCQVEVRQLFWRKTTQEIPLSELEKAVFEVERKPLVWQWKWNLYKIFLETKDSRMLLVADRATPEKKKEFVSRTNAFLQDAERTSLQISYQPRDRSSWYWLVLPPVMFFVETIGIQKRKADGQFPIVSKGSWASSSLAKAGSKIQDKYKEYEQKILGYDRQLKKHPDDSEAWCQRGIFLDELGRHEEAIASYDRALDLKPGDSEIWNLRSMALEELGRYEEAIAGYDRALSLQATDYEVWNLRGMALLQTKRYQEAIASFDRSIAIQPNYAQSWSNRGDALKAMQRYEDAIASYDRAVTLQSDNSEAWKNRGLALKALKRYEEAIASFDRSLTIYKKQSYIWYSKGLLLSNYLQQHQEGARALDRCLKLNPQNAEAWYYRGNAVYNLGKYKAALASFDRALQLRPDFDRAWNDRGNALNQLKRHQEAIASFNRALELNPELIPAWLNRGGTLCNCLGRYEEGLLDFDRALQIDPNLQPAWYNRAVVLQSLGRYEEARASFDRAAECIGKNSQ
- the recQ gene encoding DNA helicase RecQ; this encodes MPATGYALEKALKRYFGYDRFRPLQQEIVENALANQDVVVIMPTGGGKSLCFQLPALLKSGLTVVVSPLIALMQDQVESLRNNGIPATFLNSTLSRTAQRSREQAILEKKVKLLYMAPERLVGEPFLQFLDLIQHEIGIAGFVIDEAHCISAWGHDFRPEYRQLQILRQRYPQVPIMALTATATPRVRQDISQQLTLQNPQVHVASFNRPNLYYEVRHQNRNSYNELLQIIRQEGGSGIVYCLSRRQVDELAEQLRNDGISALPYHAGMTDEDRRQNQTRFIRDEISVIVATVAFGMGIDKPDVRFVIHYNLPRNLESYYQESGRAGRDGEPARCTLFYSYRDIKTIEYFIDQKPDPDDQRIARQQLRRVVDYAEGTDCRRSIQLSYFGESFPGNCNGCDNCCYPKPVEDWTIEAQKFLSCVARCKQRFGSNHIIDVLRGSKKEKVRRNGHDRLSTHGIGKDKSKEEWRLLARSLIHQGLLEETTDGYSVLKLNQASWEVMRKQRSVFVVVPKEEKVAASVQSSEAREAGERLLQELRSLRKTIASEESIPPYMVFPDSTLRLMAQKQPQTTEEFGELSGVGEYKRQKYGDRFLAVLRAHKQSQASQKPKNRTPNTSSTHEITLELHRQGLSVADIARERNFKESTIADHLAKLLAAGYDVDLNRLISPERQKAILHAVDVLGVSFMKPIYEYLQHQYTYNEIRWVMSWYSSQRSPKQSS